The following coding sequences are from one Oscillospiraceae bacterium window:
- a CDS encoding lysophospholipid acyltransferase family protein, which produces MNSYYDKIRSFLAPIIHFLFRSRAKGTENIPQNGAVIIAPNHFSFIDPFLVAAHMSRRLTFLAKAELFKTPFIGNIMKKIGAIPINRDGKDSAALRAAIKALREENVIVIFPQGKRYRGKKPEKSQLKYGIGFLANITKAPVIPTGIYTRGFRSILFRKSFVSFGKPVFAEISEGIEGIKETNEEVSERILAQIMDEIESAQSSAVFSE; this is translated from the coding sequence ATGAACAGTTATTATGATAAGATAAGGAGTTTTCTGGCTCCTATAATTCATTTTTTGTTCCGATCCAGAGCAAAGGGAACGGAAAACATACCGCAGAACGGCGCGGTGATAATAGCTCCGAATCATTTTTCGTTTATCGATCCGTTTCTGGTGGCGGCGCATATGTCACGTCGGTTGACTTTTTTAGCAAAAGCGGAGCTTTTTAAAACGCCGTTCATCGGGAACATTATGAAAAAAATCGGCGCTATACCGATTAACCGCGACGGAAAAGACTCCGCCGCTCTTCGCGCCGCTATCAAAGCGCTGAGGGAAGAAAATGTGATTGTTATATTTCCGCAGGGAAAACGTTACCGCGGTAAAAAGCCCGAAAAAAGTCAGTTAAAATACGGAATAGGCTTTCTTGCCAATATAACAAAAGCTCCCGTTATTCCGACGGGAATATATACTCGGGGTTTTCGCAGCATATTATTCAGAAAATCCTTTGTTTCCTTCGGCAAACCGGTTTTTGCCGAGATATCCGAGGGAATAGAGGGAATAAAGGAAACAAACGAAGAAGTGAGCGAAAGAATACTTGCGCAGATAATGGACGAAATTGAATCCGCGCAATCGTCGGCCGTTTTCTCGGAATGA
- a CDS encoding MurR/RpiR family transcriptional regulator yields the protein MRDFLSRLQNESVKLSKSQRRLSDYITENYDKAAYMTAAKLAATVGVSESTVVRFADELGFDGYPEFSVYLKEIANRKLTSIQRIALSDERIGNVSILDSVLSSDIDKIKRTIENIDRAAFDAAVDAICSARSIYIIGVRSSSALAMFLGYYLNHICENVRQITAISGVELLEQLIHASEGDVVFAISFPRYSKRIIRAVEYASKKGARIISLTDGMESPLAPMSDVCLCAQSEMVSFADSLTAPFSLLNALIIAIGRKKKDSVSKIYGELESIWEAHEVYDKTNE from the coding sequence ATGCGAGATTTTTTAAGCCGCCTGCAAAATGAAAGCGTGAAGCTGTCAAAATCACAGCGTCGCCTCTCGGATTATATAACAGAGAATTACGATAAGGCGGCATATATGACCGCCGCGAAGCTTGCTGCTACCGTAGGCGTTTCCGAGTCTACAGTAGTGAGATTTGCCGACGAGCTCGGGTTTGACGGATATCCGGAGTTCTCGGTATATTTAAAAGAGATCGCCAACCGCAAGCTCACTTCAATTCAAAGAATTGCCTTGTCGGACGAGAGAATAGGCAATGTCAGCATACTTGACAGTGTTTTGTCCTCGGATATAGATAAGATCAAAAGAACAATTGAGAACATTGACCGCGCCGCCTTCGATGCGGCAGTCGATGCAATTTGCTCCGCGAGAAGCATATACATAATCGGAGTGCGCAGCTCGTCGGCCCTGGCTATGTTCCTCGGCTATTATTTGAATCATATTTGCGAAAATGTCCGGCAAATCACAGCGATTAGCGGAGTCGAACTGCTGGAACAGCTCATTCACGCTTCGGAAGGTGATGTCGTGTTCGCCATAAGCTTTCCGCGTTATTCAAAACGTATAATACGCGCTGTCGAGTATGCGAGTAAAAAGGGCGCGCGTATAATATCACTTACCGACGGGATGGAATCGCCTCTTGCTCCGATGTCAGATGTGTGTCTGTGCGCCCAGAGTGAAATGGTCTCCTTTGCCGACAGTCTTACGGCGCCGTTCAGCCTGCTCAACGCGTTGATCATTGCGATCGGGAGAAAGAAAAAGGACAGTGTCAGTAAAATCTACGGAGAGCTAGAGTCTATATGGGAGGCTCATGAGGTTTATGATAAAACAAACGAATGA
- a CDS encoding M15 family metallopeptidase — MKTQTVKNASGIRKTSSLDRRRENRRRENRRRFFSRLPAYILIFAFFYAIISVSYLAVIGIKLLPGHSAKPKETIVKIEIAPKSSSNKNGTYKKYISQFMTPDGKPYLPIIAINPFSEMTVTGSGKIRSFIFYSGEYANFSDGDINAVVNGTNISLSAPCHIMNGEVYLPVDFYTTDIIGISLEIDKNGYYILRKTADKLEYTQKTASVEASIPLTSEISGNTKPGRPDDFSDPVPKPDFISNLSDYEKYMNPENRDDYLILVNSTHSVSNDYKPSDLTDIADTRKDRDAQQMCLVAEKALEALYIEMRANGFTDVSVTSGYRSYYTQEYLFNNSVNSIMSRDGCSEAEAKKKAAVGTAPPGTSEHQTGLCCDMHNLDTAKQSFADEAAAKWLAENAHKFGFILRYQKDKQDITGIMFEPWHFRYVGRYHATKMYEYKMCLEEYLAKYKNS; from the coding sequence ATGAAGACCCAAACCGTAAAAAATGCCTCGGGAATCCGCAAGACATCCTCCCTGGACAGACGTCGTGAAAACAGACGCCGTGAAAACAGACGGCGCTTTTTCTCACGTCTTCCCGCGTATATATTGATTTTTGCGTTTTTTTACGCAATAATTTCGGTTTCATATCTTGCTGTTATCGGCATAAAGCTGCTCCCGGGTCATTCGGCAAAACCCAAAGAAACAATCGTCAAAATTGAAATAGCGCCAAAATCCTCATCAAATAAAAACGGAACATATAAAAAATATATTTCGCAGTTCATGACACCGGACGGAAAGCCGTATCTGCCTATTATAGCAATTAATCCTTTTTCCGAAATGACGGTAACCGGTTCCGGCAAAATCAGAAGCTTTATTTTTTATTCCGGCGAATACGCCAACTTCTCCGACGGAGATATAAACGCGGTTGTCAACGGCACCAACATAAGCCTCTCGGCTCCCTGCCATATAATGAATGGAGAAGTATACCTTCCTGTTGATTTCTATACCACAGATATCATCGGTATTTCACTTGAAATCGATAAAAACGGATACTACATTCTCAGAAAGACCGCCGATAAGCTTGAATATACTCAGAAAACCGCTTCGGTTGAGGCCTCTATTCCTTTGACTTCGGAAATATCAGGCAACACGAAACCCGGCCGTCCAGACGATTTTTCAGATCCTGTCCCGAAGCCCGACTTCATTTCTAATCTCTCGGATTATGAAAAATACATGAATCCCGAAAACAGGGATGATTATTTGATTCTTGTAAACTCAACTCATTCTGTCAGCAACGATTATAAGCCGTCAGATCTGACCGATATCGCGGACACACGTAAAGACCGTGATGCTCAACAGATGTGTCTTGTCGCCGAAAAAGCTCTCGAGGCGCTTTATATCGAAATGCGAGCGAACGGCTTCACCGACGTTTCGGTCACCAGCGGATACCGCAGTTATTATACCCAGGAATACCTTTTCAACAACAGTGTAAATAGTATTATGAGCCGGGACGGCTGTTCCGAAGCCGAAGCGAAAAAGAAAGCCGCCGTCGGAACCGCGCCTCCGGGCACAAGCGAACACCAGACAGGTTTATGCTGTGATATGCATAATCTCGATACTGCCAAGCAGTCATTTGCCGATGAAGCAGCCGCCAAATGGCTTGCGGAAAACGCGCATAAGTTTGGTTTTATCCTGCGTTATCAGAAAGACAAGCAGGATATTACCGGCATTATGTTTGAACCGTGGCATTTCAGATATGTAGGACGGTATCACGCGACAAAAATGTATGAATACAAAATGTGTCTTGAAGAATATTTGGCAAAATACAAAAACAGTTGA
- a CDS encoding NAD(P)/FAD-dependent oxidoreductase, with protein MIKQTNDTARVCVIGAGASGMTAAVFCARQGVSAVIYERNSEPGRKLLITGKGRCNVTNDSNVRDVIENIPSGGRFLYSAISAFSPSDTIAFFESAGVKLKTERGGRVFPVSDSAKDIRDALVREMMSTGLIEKINARVISVSHTDNGFLVRTAGTERSFGAVIIATGGLSYPKTGSTGDGYDFAKALGHTVTPLYPSLVPLECAGAVCRELMGLSLKNVAVRFYDNGGKCLYEDFGEMLFAHFGVSGPVILSASAKLGILKRGESCRLSIDLKPALDRETLDRRVLNDFSENKNREFSNSLARLLPAKLIPVIVALSGISPEKRVNEITKEERARFVSLLKDFTLTVMGTRPIDEAIITSGGIPTEEINPKTMESLICPRLFFCGEIINCDAYTGGYNLQIAFSTGKKAGESAAMRSSY; from the coding sequence ATGATAAAACAAACGAATGATACGGCGCGCGTATGTGTGATAGGAGCCGGGGCTTCCGGAATGACCGCCGCGGTATTTTGCGCGCGGCAGGGAGTTTCTGCCGTTATTTATGAACGGAACAGCGAACCTGGCAGAAAGCTTTTGATTACCGGAAAGGGAAGATGCAATGTAACAAACGACAGCAATGTGCGCGATGTTATAGAAAACATTCCGTCCGGCGGCCGTTTTTTATATTCGGCTATATCTGCATTCAGTCCCTCTGATACGATCGCTTTTTTTGAATCAGCCGGAGTAAAGCTGAAAACCGAACGTGGCGGAAGAGTTTTTCCGGTTTCGGACAGCGCGAAGGATATACGCGACGCGCTTGTCAGGGAGATGATGTCAACGGGACTGATTGAAAAAATAAATGCCCGGGTAATATCTGTTTCACATACGGACAATGGCTTTTTGGTGCGTACAGCGGGAACGGAAAGATCATTCGGCGCAGTCATCATTGCGACCGGCGGGCTAAGCTATCCGAAAACCGGCTCCACCGGAGACGGATATGATTTCGCGAAAGCGCTGGGGCATACGGTGACACCGCTTTATCCGTCGCTTGTGCCGCTTGAATGCGCGGGAGCTGTATGCAGGGAGCTTATGGGGCTTTCGCTTAAAAATGTGGCGGTCAGGTTTTACGATAACGGCGGCAAATGTCTGTATGAGGATTTTGGAGAAATGCTTTTCGCTCATTTCGGAGTGAGCGGTCCGGTGATACTAAGCGCATCCGCGAAGTTAGGAATTTTAAAGCGAGGTGAAAGCTGCCGGCTTTCGATAGATTTAAAGCCTGCGCTCGACCGCGAAACGCTTGACAGACGCGTGCTCAATGATTTTTCGGAGAATAAAAACCGTGAATTTTCGAATTCGCTTGCCCGTCTTCTTCCCGCAAAGCTTATCCCCGTAATCGTTGCCTTATCCGGAATATCGCCTGAAAAACGGGTAAACGAGATAACAAAAGAAGAAAGGGCGCGGTTTGTCTCACTGTTAAAGGATTTCACCTTGACTGTCATGGGGACGCGTCCTATCGACGAGGCTATTATTACCTCAGGCGGAATCCCCACGGAAGAAATAAATCCCAAGACAATGGAATCTCTGATATGTCCACGCTTGTTTTTCTGCGGCGAAATAATAAACTGCGACGCGTATACGGGCGGATATAATCTTCAGATAGCGTTTTCAACGGGTAAAAAAGCGGGGGAATCCGCCGCAATGCGTAGCTCGTATTAA
- a CDS encoding bifunctional 4-hydroxy-3-methylbut-2-enyl diphosphate reductase/30S ribosomal protein S1 has translation MSIIISKHAGFCFGVRRAAAMTERALCESGGKRVNLLGKLIHNDDYIAELEAKGARVISEEDIPSLIPELDEVVLRSHGVPFSLIQKLEFSGIAYIDTTCPYVKKIHLIVRDELARGAKLLIVSGDAFHPEVQGIVSFAAGAKVIIAPTPEKLEESYFPEDRDLPAIMLAQTTQNVNIYKKSLKIAKKLYTNLFIFDTICKVTEERQSDCRRIAANSDYMLVIGGENSSNTEKLVSIAKEYCPAKRISNFRDIPPELIGSNITIGITAGASTPDRIIREVAKHMSDKILDDNMSFAEMLDQSFKTLNTGEEVEGVITSILPNELHLDLGVKHTGILPIDEITDDNSADLHQMFKVGDKITVLLQKFSDADGTVMVSKKRIDSRLSWHKLSEGQESGDVFTGKVKEAVRGGVLVNSQGQQIFIPASLTGLPKTAELSSIVGDEVKFKILEVDPSKHKLLGSIRAVQREEKKAAAVKFWEDIEVGKVYTGVVKTLTTYGAFVDLGGVDGMVHISELSWKRIKHPSEVLKEGDTITVFVKAVNKETKKISLGYKTEDTNPWVIFNEKYKIGDVCTVKIVSLADFGAFAEIVPGVDGLIHISQITRKRIAKPSEVLASGDEVQVEITDINQEKKKVSLSMRALLDKADALSAEAENAENAPATEAFDGTAEGSGSVEA, from the coding sequence ATGAGTATTATCATATCAAAACACGCGGGCTTTTGCTTTGGTGTCAGGCGCGCCGCCGCAATGACCGAACGCGCGCTTTGCGAAAGCGGCGGCAAGCGCGTGAATTTACTGGGCAAGCTGATTCATAATGACGATTATATTGCTGAGCTTGAGGCAAAGGGCGCGCGTGTCATAAGCGAAGAAGATATCCCATCGCTAATACCGGAGCTGGACGAGGTAGTTCTGCGTTCTCACGGAGTTCCGTTTTCTCTTATACAAAAACTTGAATTTTCTGGTATCGCATATATTGACACGACATGCCCGTATGTAAAAAAAATCCACTTGATTGTCCGCGACGAGCTCGCGCGCGGAGCAAAGCTTCTGATCGTTTCCGGCGACGCGTTTCATCCGGAGGTACAAGGAATAGTCAGCTTTGCCGCCGGAGCAAAGGTAATTATCGCTCCGACGCCTGAAAAACTGGAAGAATCATATTTTCCGGAGGATCGTGATCTGCCCGCCATAATGCTTGCTCAAACGACTCAGAATGTAAATATTTATAAAAAAAGTTTGAAAATCGCTAAAAAGCTATATACAAATCTATTTATTTTTGATACAATATGCAAAGTGACGGAAGAAAGACAGTCGGATTGCCGCAGGATTGCGGCCAATTCCGACTATATGCTTGTAATTGGCGGCGAAAATAGTTCGAACACCGAAAAGCTGGTTTCTATCGCGAAGGAATATTGTCCTGCGAAGAGAATCAGCAATTTCCGGGATATCCCCCCGGAACTTATCGGTTCAAATATTACGATAGGCATCACCGCCGGGGCGTCTACTCCGGACAGAATAATCAGGGAGGTTGCGAAACATATGTCGGACAAGATACTTGACGACAACATGAGCTTTGCGGAAATGCTCGATCAGTCATTCAAAACTTTAAATACAGGGGAAGAGGTAGAGGGCGTTATAACGAGCATTTTGCCGAACGAATTGCATCTCGATCTGGGCGTAAAGCACACCGGGATTCTGCCGATAGACGAAATAACCGATGACAACTCGGCCGACCTTCACCAAATGTTTAAAGTCGGTGACAAAATAACCGTATTACTTCAGAAATTCAGCGATGCGGACGGCACCGTTATGGTTTCCAAAAAACGTATTGATTCACGTCTTTCATGGCACAAGCTTTCGGAAGGACAGGAATCAGGCGATGTATTCACCGGGAAGGTCAAAGAGGCCGTCCGCGGAGGAGTGCTCGTCAACAGTCAAGGTCAGCAGATATTCATCCCCGCTTCTCTCACCGGACTTCCTAAAACAGCCGAACTTTCCAGCATTGTTGGCGATGAGGTCAAATTCAAAATTCTCGAGGTTGATCCGTCCAAGCATAAGCTTCTCGGCTCGATTCGCGCAGTCCAGAGAGAAGAAAAGAAGGCCGCTGCGGTCAAGTTCTGGGAAGATATCGAGGTCGGTAAGGTTTATACCGGCGTTGTGAAAACTCTTACGACTTACGGCGCTTTTGTTGATCTCGGCGGAGTTGACGGAATGGTACATATTTCCGAGCTTAGCTGGAAACGCATAAAGCACCCGAGCGAAGTATTAAAGGAAGGCGATACGATTACCGTATTCGTCAAAGCCGTAAACAAAGAGACAAAGAAAATTTCACTCGGTTATAAGACAGAAGATACCAATCCTTGGGTCATTTTCAACGAGAAATATAAAATAGGCGACGTTTGCACGGTTAAAATCGTGAGTCTTGCCGATTTCGGCGCGTTTGCCGAGATAGTTCCCGGCGTTGACGGACTCATCCACATTTCGCAGATTACCCGTAAACGCATCGCAAAGCCCTCCGAGGTTCTTGCGTCAGGCGACGAGGTTCAAGTCGAAATAACGGATATAAACCAGGAAAAGAAAAAAGTCAGCCTTTCAATGCGCGCTCTCCTCGATAAAGCGGATGCTCTTTCCGCCGAAGCGGAGAATGCGGAAAACGCTCCGGCAACGGAAGCCTTTGACGGCACCGCCGAAGGAAGCGGCAGCGTAGAAGCGTAA